A stretch of Clostridium formicaceticum DNA encodes these proteins:
- a CDS encoding PLP-dependent aminotransferase family protein: MNKYILIIDHIKNLSKEEKLKTGQKLPSIRSLADEFQCSTLTVVRAYRELEQEHFIYSVPKSGYYLVSKHKKGEVLDKSCIYFSTVLPDISIFSYDEIHHCVHQAMERDRMQLYSYGEVQGLPSLLQTLRKHLQDYQIFCKPSQIVVTSGVQQAVSILANLQFPNGKNTILLENPTYDRMIKNLQLYSVKTIGIDRNFSGIDLDRLEEIFQKEDIKFFYMVPRFHDPTGSTYSMDQKKEILNLAQKYDVYIVEDDYFPDLDTNSRNDPLYSLDNTDRVIYLKTFSKILLPDLRIAAVVLPEILVSQFLKYKQCTDIRTSILRQGALDIYISNGMFKRSVTHLRNIYKDRMDYLKNICSGFNSEVLDVNIPHTGFFLSMKSSKPIDYDLMLSKFKKDNIIIKDLRESYLEKSQEVDLLKISICKTDNNQIKDGILKIYNYFLNQRIPPAKRNKDYVT, from the coding sequence TTGAATAAATATATTTTGATTATTGATCACATAAAAAATTTATCAAAAGAAGAAAAGTTAAAAACAGGACAAAAATTACCTTCTATAAGATCCCTTGCCGATGAATTTCAATGTAGCACTTTAACGGTGGTTAGAGCTTATAGGGAATTAGAGCAAGAGCATTTTATATATTCTGTTCCCAAAAGTGGTTATTACTTAGTATCAAAACATAAAAAAGGAGAAGTTTTAGACAAATCCTGCATATATTTTTCCACAGTGCTTCCCGATATAAGCATATTTTCTTATGATGAAATTCATCACTGTGTACATCAAGCTATGGAAAGGGATCGAATGCAATTATACTCTTATGGGGAAGTCCAAGGGTTACCCTCATTACTTCAGACCCTTAGAAAACATCTTCAGGATTATCAAATTTTTTGCAAACCCAGTCAAATTGTAGTTACTTCAGGGGTGCAACAAGCAGTGAGTATACTAGCCAATTTGCAATTTCCCAATGGAAAAAATACTATTTTATTGGAAAATCCTACATATGATAGAATGATCAAAAACCTGCAACTATACTCAGTGAAAACGATTGGAATAGATAGAAATTTTAGCGGCATAGATTTAGATAGATTAGAAGAGATTTTCCAAAAAGAAGACATTAAGTTTTTCTATATGGTACCGAGATTTCACGATCCAACAGGCAGCACTTATTCAATGGACCAAAAAAAAGAAATTTTAAATCTGGCTCAAAAGTACGACGTGTATATTGTAGAGGATGATTATTTTCCAGATTTAGATACCAATTCACGTAATGATCCCCTCTACTCATTAGATAATACAGATAGAGTAATTTATCTCAAAACATTTTCCAAAATTTTATTACCTGATCTAAGAATTGCAGCAGTAGTCTTACCAGAAATACTGGTATCGCAATTTCTGAAGTACAAACAATGTACTGATATTCGCACCTCTATTCTTCGACAAGGGGCTTTAGATATTTATATTAGTAATGGTATGTTTAAACGATCAGTGACACACTTAAGAAATATCTATAAAGATCGCATGGACTATTTAAAAAATATTTGTAGTGGATTTAATAGTGAAGTTTTAGATGTAAATATTCCCCATACCGGATTTTTTCTTTCCATGAAATCATCTAAGCCTATAGACTATGACCTTATGCTATCTAAATTTAAAAAAGACAATATTATTATTAAAGACCTTCGGGAAAGTTATTTGGAAAAAAGTCAAGAAGTAGATTTGCTAAAGATTAGTATTTGCAAGACGGACAATAATCAAATTAAAGATGGTATCTTAAAAATATATAATTACTTTCTAAATCAAAGAATTCCTCCAGCTAAAAGAAACAAAGACTATGTTACCTAA
- the cooS gene encoding anaerobic carbon-monoxide dehydrogenase catalytic subunit: protein MEEKNYSIDPVTEELARKAEKEGVETLWDRKKAMKTPCGFGEQGLCCRICAMGPCRISPTEGKGAQRGICGATADVIVARNLARMIAGGLATHSDHGRDIAHVLHMASRDGNYKITDEKKLLNLAAEWKIQTENRDIYDIAHEVAEVALNEFGKPFGALKLLERAPEQRKQVWEKNQIIPGAIDKEIVTIMHSTHIGCCANAEDLIYKGMKGSLADGWGGSMIGTELSDILFGVPVPRETEANLGVLEEDQVNIIVHGHEPSLSEMIVLAVEDPELLQLAKEVGAKGINLAGMCCTSNEVTMRHGIKIAGNFAQQELAIITGAVEAVIVDVQCIFPALAPLAKCYHTKFITTSPKAKITGATHIEFEEEKALASAKQIVKEAILNFKNRNKEKVFIPQAKSPAMVGYSVEAIKNQLDRVVNSNIDEIGTLKPLADCIVSGVLRGAAGIVGCNNPKIKHDYGHIELMKELIKNDIIIVTTGCAAQAAAKAGLMSKEARKFAGKGLERVCELVDIPPVLHMGSCVDISRILLLVSELAQLLQVDMSALPVVGAAPEWMSEKAVSIGTYVVTSGIDTWLGVVPPVTGSATVVDLLTNKAEDIVGAKFYVEPDPRKAAQQMIERIEEKREALGLSLAEAEA from the coding sequence ATGGAAGAAAAAAATTATTCAATTGATCCTGTAACGGAGGAACTTGCTAGAAAAGCTGAAAAAGAAGGTGTCGAAACCCTATGGGATAGAAAAAAAGCGATGAAAACACCCTGTGGATTTGGAGAGCAAGGACTTTGTTGTAGAATATGTGCCATGGGACCCTGTAGAATAAGTCCTACAGAAGGTAAAGGTGCACAAAGAGGTATTTGTGGAGCAACAGCAGATGTTATTGTTGCTAGAAACTTAGCTAGAATGATTGCTGGTGGGCTAGCCACCCACTCTGACCACGGAAGAGATATAGCACATGTTTTGCATATGGCTAGTAGAGATGGAAACTATAAAATAACAGATGAGAAAAAACTTTTAAATTTAGCTGCGGAGTGGAAAATCCAGACAGAAAATAGAGATATTTATGACATAGCCCATGAAGTAGCAGAGGTTGCCCTTAATGAATTTGGAAAACCATTTGGCGCTTTAAAACTCCTTGAAAGAGCACCTGAACAAAGAAAACAAGTATGGGAAAAGAACCAAATCATCCCTGGTGCCATCGATAAAGAAATCGTAACCATTATGCACTCTACACATATAGGATGTTGTGCTAATGCAGAGGATTTAATCTACAAGGGAATGAAAGGTTCACTTGCTGATGGATGGGGAGGCTCTATGATCGGCACAGAACTTAGTGACATATTGTTTGGTGTTCCCGTGCCAAGAGAAACAGAAGCAAATTTAGGGGTTTTAGAAGAAGATCAAGTAAATATTATCGTCCATGGACATGAGCCTTCCCTATCAGAAATGATTGTTTTAGCAGTAGAAGACCCAGAATTGCTACAACTTGCAAAAGAGGTTGGTGCAAAGGGAATCAATTTAGCTGGGATGTGCTGTACGTCTAATGAAGTTACCATGAGACATGGCATAAAAATAGCCGGAAACTTCGCACAACAAGAGCTTGCTATAATTACTGGAGCCGTAGAGGCTGTCATTGTTGATGTTCAATGCATATTCCCAGCTCTTGCGCCGCTTGCAAAATGTTATCATACGAAATTTATCACTACCTCTCCAAAAGCTAAAATTACTGGTGCAACCCACATAGAGTTTGAGGAAGAAAAAGCCTTAGCATCTGCTAAGCAAATCGTTAAAGAAGCAATTTTAAACTTTAAAAATAGAAATAAAGAGAAAGTTTTTATACCTCAAGCTAAATCTCCTGCAATGGTAGGCTATAGCGTTGAAGCTATAAAAAATCAACTGGACAGAGTTGTAAATTCTAATATAGATGAGATCGGAACATTAAAACCGCTAGCTGACTGTATCGTTTCTGGCGTTCTAAGAGGGGCAGCAGGAATTGTTGGATGTAATAATCCTAAAATCAAACACGATTATGGACATATCGAGCTTATGAAGGAATTAATCAAAAATGATATCATCATAGTAACTACAGGTTGTGCAGCACAAGCAGCAGCAAAAGCTGGACTTATGAGCAAAGAAGCAAGAAAATTTGCTGGGAAAGGCCTTGAAAGGGTATGTGAACTGGTAGACATACCACCAGTACTTCATATGGGTTCTTGTGTTGATATCAGCCGTATTCTTCTATTAGTGTCTGAGCTTGCTCAGCTATTACAAGTAGATATGAGTGCCTTACCAGTAGTTGGTGCAGCGCCAGAGTGGATGTCAGAAAAAGCTGTTTCAATAGGAACCTATGTCGTTACATCAGGTATTGATACTTGGCTTGGCGTGGTCCCTCCAGTAACTGGTAGTGCCACAGTTGTTGATCTACTAACCAATAAAGCCGAAGACATCGTAGGCGCTAAGTTTTATGTTGAACCTGATCCTCGTAAAGCAGCGCAGCAAATGATTGAAAGAATAGAAGAAAAACGTGAAGCCTTGGGCTTATCACTGGCAGAAGCAGAAGCATAA
- a CDS encoding methyl-accepting chemotaxis protein translates to MLDQKNVSLLLSELKEANKNMANVVKSIEQITSQTKLLSLNSAIEAARAGEGGRGFSVVAQEIQKLADRSSEANKKSNMLIGDIQEKANEVIAVRTADLAFDIIDKIDRNLFERNCDVQAWATFHFIKNALIEKSRENADGAINLINRILDIYEVYYDLFLVDINGEVIATGRNKSLIGTNKGHTEWFKSTLEKNDVYVTDMYYSEDMKGYTISYSCPVRDGGGKTLGVFSTRFDWRFIYDIIDNAKISEKGNIYVINKEGVVIASNDRTRILKEKLTHLKAVQAVLKGDEYGYTLEKDKRGRMQLIGYAHTKGYNAYKGKDWSVIVSEPME, encoded by the coding sequence TTGTTAGATCAAAAAAATGTTTCACTTCTTTTAAGTGAATTAAAAGAAGCGAATAAAAATATGGCTAATGTCGTAAAAAGTATCGAACAAATAACATCACAGACAAAGCTATTGTCTTTAAATTCTGCTATAGAGGCTGCTAGGGCAGGAGAAGGGGGCAGGGGATTTTCTGTAGTAGCACAGGAGATACAAAAACTTGCTGATAGAAGTTCGGAGGCTAATAAAAAGAGTAATATGTTGATAGGTGATATACAGGAAAAGGCCAATGAGGTTATTGCTGTAAGAACAGCTGATTTAGCTTTTGATATTATAGATAAAATAGACAGAAACTTGTTTGAAAGAAACTGTGATGTACAAGCTTGGGCGACTTTCCATTTTATAAAAAACGCTTTGATAGAGAAAAGTCGTGAAAATGCTGATGGTGCAATCAATCTAATCAATCGTATTCTTGATATTTATGAGGTTTACTACGATTTATTCTTAGTAGATATTAATGGTGAAGTAATAGCTACTGGTAGAAATAAGAGTCTAATAGGTACCAACAAAGGCCATACCGAGTGGTTTAAGAGCACATTGGAAAAAAATGATGTCTATGTAACGGATATGTATTATTCAGAAGATATGAAAGGATATACCATCTCTTATTCCTGTCCTGTAAGAGATGGGGGGGGCAAAACATTGGGTGTATTTTCTACACGGTTTGACTGGAGGTTTATCTATGATATTATAGATAATGCAAAAATTAGTGAAAAAGGGAATATCTATGTCATCAACAAAGAAGGCGTAGTTATAGCTTCTAATGATCGGACACGAATTTTAAAGGAGAAGCTTACCCACTTGAAGGCTGTGCAGGCAGTATTAAAGGGAGATGAATACGGTTATACCTTAGAGAAGGATAAGCGTGGTAGAATGCAGTTAATTGGTTATGCTCATACCAAAGGATATAATGCTTATAAAGGAAAAGATTGGTCCGTCATAGTGAGTGAACCAATGGAATAA